The Mucilaginibacter gracilis genomic interval GTACAGTATAGCGATGTTCATACCATGAGAGGCAAGTTTTTCAACAGATGCCAATCCAAAACCACTCGAGCCGCCTAAAATAATGGCCCAATGGTTGGTAAATTGCTTTAGGGGACTATGCACTTAACGTTGTTATAAATATATATAATTTGAGGCCTTTAACCCCTTTTTAACACAATGGCTAAGCCCCAAAAGTAATGGAAATCTATCAAAATAAGGCTAACACATGCATACTAAATATCAAGTTCAACATAAATATTTATATTCGCATGGTTAATTGTTTGTTTTATAGATGAAGATAAGGACTATTTTGCTGCTGCTTTTAATGCTGCTGATTGCTGTTGCTCAAGGCGAAGGTCTGCTTCAGAAATTAGACCGCGAGGCTTTTTACGCGGCCATAAAATCGGAAAAGGTAGAGGTTATTAACAACCAACTTTTGGTGCTAAATACTTCATCAGCACATCAAAAGGAAGCTTTTGAAGGCACTCTTTTAATGCGGAAAGCAGGCCTGGTAAAAATACCCGCGCAAAAGTTAAAATTATTTAAAGAAGGCCGCATTAAGCTGGAAACCGAAATTGCCCAGGACACCAGCAACGCCGAATACCGTTTTTTACGGTTAATTATACAAGAGCATGCCCCTAAAATTGTAAAATACAATAAACAGCTTGATGGCGATAAATTGCAAATTAAAAAACAATTTAAAAGCCTGCCGCTTGTAGTGCAGGATGCCATTGTTGATTACAGTAAAAGTTCGAAAATATTACGCCAACAGGATCTTTAATTTTTTTTGAACGCATGAGTAAAAAGGTTTTAGCAATTTGCTACACACAATCGGGCCAGTTAAGGGACATACTTGATAATTTTACCGGGCCGCTTGAGGAAGCCGGGATTGATGTGGAAAAAGTAAACGTTAACCTAAAAAACAATTACGCCTTCCCCTGGACAACAGACCGGTTTTTTAGTGTAATGCCCGATTGCCAACTGGATATACCAGCCGAATTAGAACCTTTTACCTTAAAACAAACCCAATACGATTTAATTATACTGGGTTACCAGGCCTGGTTTTTATCGCCCAGCATCCCCTTTAACTCATTGATGAATGATGTTGCTTTTAAGGCTTTGCTAAAAGATGCGCCGGTTATAACAGTAACGGGGGCCCGCAATATGTGGCTCAATGCCTTTGTACGGGTAAAAAAACTAATTAGTGCTGCCGGGGCAAAACATGTTGGCAATATAGCCCTTGTTGATACGCATGCCAACCCTGTTAGTTTTGTTACCATTTTCCACTGGATGCTCAAGGGCAAAAAGGATAGGTACCTCAATATATTTCCGCCTCCGGGTGTACCCGATGATGAAATAAAACGGAGCAAAAACTTCGGCGAAAGCCTGCTGCCCCATCTGCTTAATAATAATTATAACGGCTTTCAGGATGAGCTTAATGCCCAAAAGGCTGTTGTATTAAAGTACAACTTAATGGTAATTGAAACCGTTGCAGGTAAAATTTTTAAAGTTTGGGCAACATTTATTTCGAAAAGAAAAAACAAAATGCCTTGGTTAAAGGTATTCAAGTACTATCTGTTAGTTGCCTTTTGGATTGGCGCGCCTGTTATGCTAACGCTAAACGCCATATTTTTTCGCTTTACAACACCTAAGCGAATTATGGCCCGGAAGCAATATTTTTTAAGTCTATCATAAATTTGTATATGCCCGTTTATATTAATAAAACTTCTGCTTTTTTTCCAAACCAAGCCGTTCCTAATGATGATATGGAGCTTTACCTGGGTTATATTAATGGTAAGCCATCAAAATCAAAAAGTATTGTTTTACGTAATAATGCCATTGTAAACCGCTATTACGCGCTCGAAAAAGGAGGCAAATCAACCCATACCAATGCGCAAATGACAGCCTTAGCGGTAAAGGAGTTGTTTAAAGATGCACCTTTGCATATTAAGGATATTGAACTGCTATCGTGCGGCACCTCATCGCCCGACCAAATGATGCCGAGCCACGGCGTAATGACGCACGGATGGCTGCCCGAGGCCGAAGCTATTGAAGTGGTATCGCCGGCAGGTGTATGCTGCGCAGGTATGCACGCGCTAAAATACGCCTATATGGCTATCCGCACGGGCGATGTTAAGCTGGCCGTTGCCACGGGATCCGAAAGGTTTTCGGGCTTACTGGTTGCCGATGTGTTTGAGGAAGAAGCGCAAAAGCTGGTTGAGTTAAATGCCAACCCATACATCGCCTTCCAAAAGGATTTTTTACGGTGGATGTTGTCCGACGGAGCTTCAGCCTTCTTAATGTCCGACGAGCCGAATAAGGAGGGCATTAGCCTGCGGTTAGATTGGATAGAAGGTATTTCGTACGCCAACGAAATGGAAACCTGTATGTACATGGGCGGCGATAAACAACCCGATGGCACGCTAAAAGGCTTTATGGATTATACGCCCGAAGAAATCATGACTAAATCCATCTTCAGCGTAAAGCAGGATATTAATTTATTGAGCGATAATATTGTTGCGCTGGGCGGCAAAAAAATAAAAGAGATATTTGAACGGAGAGGATTAACCGCTGCAGACATCGATCATTTTTTACCGCATATATCGAGCAATTTTTTCAAGAGCAAAATTTACGATTTGGTTGAGATATATGGCGGCGGCATCCCCTACGAAAAATGGTTTATCAACCTTTACACCGTTGGTAACGTTGGTGCGGCTTCAATTTATTTAATGATTAATGAGCTTTTTAACAGCGGCAGGTTAAAGGTTGGCGAAAAACTGTTGCTGCTGGTGCCCGAGAGTTCGCGCTTCTCGTATATGTACGCCATGCTTACCGTTGTTTAGCATCTGATGAAAAAGGAAGATGTGCCGCAGGATTTAAGTTCGCTGGGCAAAATAACCAAGGAAGTTTGCTACGCCACCGACGAAAACGGCAAATACACTACCCAACTAAGTAAGGGCTGGGATGTTAAAATAACCGCCCTTGATGCCGCCTGGGACGATATTGCTTTGCGCGTGGAACAGGCGAGGCAAAAGGTATTAAACAACGAGGCTAGCCCGCTGCTTTTTTTTATGGAGAAGGCTTTAATGGATATAAGCATACTGGCCGGTTATACCGGCTTTTGGAAATGGCAAATCAGCAGGCATTTAAAGCCGGGTGTATTTAAAGTATTATCCGACAAAAAACTGCAACGCTATGCCGAGGTTTTTAACGTGAGCATAGCCGATTTAAAAAACATGAGCGTTAATGAAACTTAATTATGAACACTTTCAGGCGGCACATTGCGAAAACGGTGTAACCACCAGCCTGCTGCAAAATGTGGGTGTTCATCAAATTACCGAGCCGCTTGCTTTTGGTATTGGCGCTGGGCTTTTTTTTGTTTACATCCCGCTTATTAAAATTAATAACGGGCCCGCAATTGCTTTCCGCACGTTACCGGGTTTGGTATTTAACCGCACCTGTAAGGCTTTGGATATACCTGTTGTACGAAAAAAATTTAGCTCAAAGCAAAAAGCTCAAAGCTACCTCGACCAATGTTTGGCCGATGGGCACCCGGTTGGTTGCCAGGTTGGTGTATATTATCTGCCTTATTTCCCGAAAGAATACCGTTTCCATTTTAATGCCCACAACCTGATAGTTTATGGCAAAGAGGGCGATAATTACCTGATAAGCGACCCGGTGATGGAGACCGTTACCACCATGACGAGTTATGAATTAGAACGCGTACGTTTTGCAAAAGGCGCATTGGCACCAAAGGGCCAGTTATATTACCCTAAAGAAGGGCGCCCGGTTACCGATGAGCAAATACGCAGGGCAATAAAAAAAGGCATCGCCAAAAATGTGAATAATATGCTGCACATTCCAGGCCCCATTGCAGGTGTGGATGGCATAAAATTTATAGCCAAACGGATAAAAAACTGGCGCGATAAGCTTGGCTTAAAAACTGCAGGTTTATACCTTGCCCAACTGGTACGTATGCAAGAAGAAATTGGCACCGGCGGTGGTGGTTTCCGTTACATTTATGGCGCTTTTTTGCAGCAGGCCCATGCCTATTTACCCAACGACGATTTGCTCGAAATATCAAACACATTTACCCAAGCGGGCGATTTATGGCGCTCGGCTGCCGTACAGGCTTCGGGAATATATAAGGGCAGAATTGGAAGTCAGGAAGATTTTAACCAGATGAGCGAATATTTATTTGAGATTGCCGAGATAGAAAAACAGGCGTTTACATCGCTATCGAAAATTACATGGAAGCCATGAGCAATGTGGCCATTAACATACAAAACATTGCGTTTAACTATCCCGGAAATAACAATACCTTTTTCCGGAATTTTAACCTGCAAATACAAAAAGGCGAACGTTTTGGCTTATTTGGGCCCAACGGAGCCGGCAAAACCACATTAATGAACCTGATGACCGGCTTATTATCTGTTAAAGCAGGTAGAATACAACTGTTGGGCCAAGAGATTAAAGGCAACAACAAGCAAGTTAACAAGCTATTTGGCTTTGTACCGCAAGATTTTTCTTTTTACCAGGAGTTAAGTCCGGTTGAAAATCTGGAATTTTTTGGCGCATGGTGTGGCCTAAACAGGCAGCAAATAAAATTGCGCACTACCCTATTGCTGGATGTTTTAGGCTTGGCCGATGTGAGTGATAAACCGGTTCAGCAGTTTTCGGGTGGGATGAAGCGGCGCGTTAATTTGGCTATTGGCGTAATACACAACCCCGCCATTTTGTTTTTAGACGAACCTACTGTTGGCGTAGATGTACAAACCCGGCATGCTATCATCAACTATTTGTTAGAACTCAATAAAAACGGCACCACGCTCATTTATACATCGCACCAGTTAAGCGAGGCCGAAGGCCTTTGCCAACAAGTAGCCATGATAGACGAGGGTAAACTCATTGCGCATAACAGCCTAAGCAACTTATTAACCGAACACAAACAGGATGGGCTTGAGGGCCTGTTTTTAAATTTAACAGGTAAAAACTACAGGGATTAATATGTTTAAACTGTGGGCAACTATAATTAAAGATATACGGATATTAAGCCGGGATAAGGTTGGTATTACTTTGATGTTTGGCATGCCCATAGCGCTGGTGCTTATCATCACCAGTATACAAAACAGCACCTTTAACCTGGTGAATAAAAGCAAGGTTGCACTGCTGGTTTGCAATAACGATACAGGGAAACTGAGTGTAGAGTTTTTGCAAGCTGTTAATGGTATAGGCATGTTTAAAATGCAAACTATCCCCAAAACTGAGCGTAGTGAAAACTTAACCGAGCGCATGCACAATAGCGAGGCACCATTAGCCATCGTTATTCCCGCCGATTTTTCGACAATGATAGATGCAAAGGCAAAGCTGGTATCGGGCAAGGCACTTAACACTTTTGGCCTCGATGGTGGCAAAGTAGATTCGGCTGCAAAGCCCATGCTGCCTCTCAATATGTATTATAAGCCAGCACTGCAAAACCAGTTCAGGCAATCTGTACAGGGCGCGCTTTACAGTGCTTTGCAGGTTGTACAAAGCAAGCAGATACTTAGGGTTATGTACCTCGCTATCAACTCGAAAAAACTTCCGCCTAAACTGGAAGATGAACTGCTTAACAATAAAATTACCATTACCGAAACCCCTGTTTTATGGGATGGCAGCCGCAATATTCCCAATGCATCACAACACAACGTACCGTCGTGGACTATCTTTGCTATGTTTTTTGTGGTCATATCCCTTGCCGGGAGTATCGTTCGCGAAAAATTAAGCGGCAGTTTTATCCGGTTAAAAACCCTGCCTACCAATTATTTTGTGGCGCTTTTGTCCAAACAAATCACCTATCTTTTAGTTACCCTGCTACAGGCTGCGGTTATATTTGCTATCGGGATATGGCTTTTCCCTTACATGGGTTTACCTGTATTAAATCTCCCGGCAGATTTTGGCGCGCTGGTTTTTGTATCGTTGGTGTGTGGCTGGTGCGCGGTAAGCTATGCTATTTGTATAGGGGTATTTGCGCAAACGCAAGAACAAGCAAATGGCTTTGGAGCAATATCCATTGTAATGCTGGCTGCTATAGGCGGTTTAATGGTGCCCAGTTTTTCGATGCCCGAATCGTTTAGGGTTGTGATGAAATTATCGCCCCTACATTGGTGCCTTGAAGCTTATTATGGGCTTTTTTTAGAGGGTGGAAAGCTGAAAGATGTTTTAGTAAATATTATACCTTTGCTGGGTATAACCCTGGTATTACAGGCTACAGCCGTTTTAGGGTTAAAAGTTAAAAAATTGATTTAGTTTAAGCCGCTATTAGCGAAACCAAAACGCGGCAAGTTTATAGATAATAGAAATTAATGGAAACAGCAGAATTAAAAGAACAGTTAAAGCAACAGATCATTTCGTTTTTAAACCTAACCCCGATGACGCCCGAAGAAATTAAGGATGATGAACCTTTATTTGGCGATGGCTTAGGCTTAGATTCGATAGATTCGCTGGAATTGATAGTGCTGCTGAAACGTGAGTATGGCATTGATATTCGCGACCCAAAAGACGGCAGAAAGGTGTTGGTGGATGTAAACACCATGGCCGAATACATTAAAGAACACCGAACCAAATAGTAAAACAAGGCAACTTACCCACTTAGTGAGCGTTATTGCTGTGATTTTAAATTTCAATAACAGGCCCAATTGTTAACTGTAATTGGTTTTTAGTCCCTGCCTTGGCAAAATACCGTTGCGTCTACAAGTTCATCATTTGGCAAATTTTATGGTAATTGCTGTTACCATTTTGATGCAACGGGCGGGTTTCTTTTCATCCTGAACTATGATACGGAATTGCCCGTCGCCTTCGGGCAGGGGCTTTCCGTCAACCTCGTCGGCTAAAATAATCTGCCTGTCGGTAAAGTCTTTATCCAGTTCGACTAAGGCAAATATAACCTGGTAACCATCACTTGCTTCAACCGATACATATTTGGTAAGGTTCTCCCCTTTCAAATCCTTACCCATGGTAACGCCTGCTTTTTGTAATATCGCCGAAAGCATCACGCCCGAATATACGCGCTCTTTACCGTCCCTATCTTTGCGGTTTACTTTGGTTTGCTCAAACTGTGCCATATCGCTCAGTTTAATATCAAGCGGTGCCGAAACCTCGCCACTAACTTTAACCGTTGCTTGTTTGCTGCCTGTTTGGGCGCTGGTAAAAGCAGGATTTAACAGCAAGGCAAATAATGCGGAAAGCAAAAGGGTTTGTATTTTTTTCATAGGTGTTTATTTTTAGATGCAGGTTGATGCGGATCAGAAAAACGCGGGTCGTTTACAAAGGTATAATCGGTGAGCATATTTAAAAAAGCGACAAGTTGTTTCTTTTCTTCGGGCAGCAATTTTAACGTTTTGCCGTTTTTCTCGTTAGATTGTCCCCGCAAAAAAGTACTCAACGCTACCGATTGCCTGATGTGATCGCTGTAATGGTCAACAACATCTTGCAGGGTTTTAAAACGGCCATCGTGCATGTAAGGCCCAGTGAGGGCTATGTTACGCAATGTGGGTACTTTAAAACGGCCACGATCGCTTGCCAGTCCGCTCTGGGCTTCAATTCCATTGTCTTTAGGTATGCTATCCAAACCATTATTGTGGAAGAGTTCGCTATAATTTTTAACTCCGCCATGGCAGCGCGCGCAATTTGCACCACGAATACCTTTTTCAGGCTCAGGATCGCGGTTAAATAGCTCCATGCCCTTCAATTCGTCGGTTGTTGGCTGATAGGTTCCGTGCAAATATTGATCGTATCGCGAATTTGCCGAAATTAGTGTACGTTCAAATTGTGCTATTGCTTTTAAAATGCGATCGCCGGTTATCGTGGGGTCGCCAAATGCCAATTCAAATAAGGCAGTATATTGTTTATCGGCCTTTAGCTTTTTTGCCGATACAGCCAAAGCCTGCCCCATTTCGTGCTCATTGGTTAGCGGTACGGCGGCCTGGCTTTCCAACCCTGTAACCCTGCCATCCCAAAAAAACCTGCGTGTCCACAATAAATTAGTTAACGACATGGAGTTACGCGGAGTAGGCACACCATCCACGCCTTCGCTAAAAGCTTTTCCGTCGGTAAAAGCTTTATCCTGCTGATGGCAGCTTCCGCAGGATAATTTGTTATTGGCCGATAGTTTAGGTTCGTAAAATAACAGCCTGCCTAAATAAACGCCTTGCTTTGTTGTTGGGTTATCCTGGGGTATATTAATGCGATTACCAAAATTAGAAGGATATATAAGTTGATAAGGCCCAACCGGTACGTTGCTATAATAATCCCAGGCCGAAAATAAGATTACCAGGCAAAACAACAACAAAATGTATGCACCACTTTTATCTTGCCGTTTTTTATTTTGCGGATTATTCATCATCAACTCACCTAAAATTAGCCTTTATATGCCATTGGGCAAAATTAAGTTAATGGCTCGTTAAAGAAAAAATAAGAAACCGCTCCTGTTTTTAGCACACCTTTTTAAAACCCGGGCAAAAAAAAAGAGAAAACACGGGGTGCTCTCTCTTTTTAATTAACTGACCTTATTATTTACCAAATAAAGAACTTTGTGTATTGTAAGTTGGCTAAATACTTTGGTGATATAAAGTTATATTAATGTATCTAATTTGGCACATGTTTTAACATAAATTAACACTAAAGTTTTAGTTCAGCAGTTTTTAAATATCACAAACACGGCTGCAACTGTCAAAAAAAACCCGCAAGGTGATTCCAGCCCAGTTTTTCGTGGTTAATAAGAAGCTATTTGATAGATATAATTTTAGATTTTGTTACAATTTTGTCGTTATCCATTTCGCTGTAGTGTATAACCACGTATCCTTTATTTAACGAGTCTTTTTCAATGGGCTTTATATTCGCTTCCCACTGGTTGCAATGTGTGGGTATGGGTGGTACAGCGTAAACCCATTCATCGTTTGTGTACGAATAAACCAGGTAGCTATGCCAGCAACTTGTAAACCAATCGGGCAATAGGCCAATTTCATCTTTGCCGTCGCCGTTAAGGTCGCCCAAATTATCGGGGGTGCCCCCTATACAATTTTTAACAGCAATTTGAT includes:
- a CDS encoding beta-ketoacyl-ACP synthase III, translating into MPVYINKTSAFFPNQAVPNDDMELYLGYINGKPSKSKSIVLRNNAIVNRYYALEKGGKSTHTNAQMTALAVKELFKDAPLHIKDIELLSCGTSSPDQMMPSHGVMTHGWLPEAEAIEVVSPAGVCCAGMHALKYAYMAIRTGDVKLAVATGSERFSGLLVADVFEEEAQKLVELNANPYIAFQKDFLRWMLSDGASAFLMSDEPNKEGISLRLDWIEGISYANEMETCMYMGGDKQPDGTLKGFMDYTPEEIMTKSIFSVKQDINLLSDNIVALGGKKIKEIFERRGLTAADIDHFLPHISSNFFKSKIYDLVEIYGGGIPYEKWFINLYTVGNVGAASIYLMINELFNSGRLKVGEKLLLLVPESSRFSYMYAMLTVV
- a CDS encoding BtrH N-terminal domain-containing protein; the protein is MKLNYEHFQAAHCENGVTTSLLQNVGVHQITEPLAFGIGAGLFFVYIPLIKINNGPAIAFRTLPGLVFNRTCKALDIPVVRKKFSSKQKAQSYLDQCLADGHPVGCQVGVYYLPYFPKEYRFHFNAHNLIVYGKEGDNYLISDPVMETVTTMTSYELERVRFAKGALAPKGQLYYPKEGRPVTDEQIRRAIKKGIAKNVNNMLHIPGPIAGVDGIKFIAKRIKNWRDKLGLKTAGLYLAQLVRMQEEIGTGGGGFRYIYGAFLQQAHAYLPNDDLLEISNTFTQAGDLWRSAAVQASGIYKGRIGSQEDFNQMSEYLFEIAEIEKQAFTSLSKITWKP
- a CDS encoding ABC transporter ATP-binding protein; translated protein: MEAMSNVAINIQNIAFNYPGNNNTFFRNFNLQIQKGERFGLFGPNGAGKTTLMNLMTGLLSVKAGRIQLLGQEIKGNNKQVNKLFGFVPQDFSFYQELSPVENLEFFGAWCGLNRQQIKLRTTLLLDVLGLADVSDKPVQQFSGGMKRRVNLAIGVIHNPAILFLDEPTVGVDVQTRHAIINYLLELNKNGTTLIYTSHQLSEAEGLCQQVAMIDEGKLIAHNSLSNLLTEHKQDGLEGLFLNLTGKNYRD
- a CDS encoding ABC transporter permease, producing MFKLWATIIKDIRILSRDKVGITLMFGMPIALVLIITSIQNSTFNLVNKSKVALLVCNNDTGKLSVEFLQAVNGIGMFKMQTIPKTERSENLTERMHNSEAPLAIVIPADFSTMIDAKAKLVSGKALNTFGLDGGKVDSAAKPMLPLNMYYKPALQNQFRQSVQGALYSALQVVQSKQILRVMYLAINSKKLPPKLEDELLNNKITITETPVLWDGSRNIPNASQHNVPSWTIFAMFFVVISLAGSIVREKLSGSFIRLKTLPTNYFVALLSKQITYLLVTLLQAAVIFAIGIWLFPYMGLPVLNLPADFGALVFVSLVCGWCAVSYAICIGVFAQTQEQANGFGAISIVMLAAIGGLMVPSFSMPESFRVVMKLSPLHWCLEAYYGLFLEGGKLKDVLVNIIPLLGITLVLQATAVLGLKVKKLI
- a CDS encoding phosphopantetheine-binding protein, producing METAELKEQLKQQIISFLNLTPMTPEEIKDDEPLFGDGLGLDSIDSLELIVLLKREYGIDIRDPKDGRKVLVDVNTMAEYIKEHRTK
- a CDS encoding molybdopterin-dependent oxidoreductase is translated as MKKIQTLLLSALFALLLNPAFTSAQTGSKQATVKVSGEVSAPLDIKLSDMAQFEQTKVNRKDRDGKERVYSGVMLSAILQKAGVTMGKDLKGENLTKYVSVEASDGYQVIFALVELDKDFTDRQIILADEVDGKPLPEGDGQFRIIVQDEKKPARCIKMVTAITIKFAK
- a CDS encoding cytochrome-c peroxidase, with product MMNNPQNKKRQDKSGAYILLLFCLVILFSAWDYYSNVPVGPYQLIYPSNFGNRINIPQDNPTTKQGVYLGRLLFYEPKLSANNKLSCGSCHQQDKAFTDGKAFSEGVDGVPTPRNSMSLTNLLWTRRFFWDGRVTGLESQAAVPLTNEHEMGQALAVSAKKLKADKQYTALFELAFGDPTITGDRILKAIAQFERTLISANSRYDQYLHGTYQPTTDELKGMELFNRDPEPEKGIRGANCARCHGGVKNYSELFHNNGLDSIPKDNGIEAQSGLASDRGRFKVPTLRNIALTGPYMHDGRFKTLQDVVDHYSDHIRQSVALSTFLRGQSNEKNGKTLKLLPEEKKQLVAFLNMLTDYTFVNDPRFSDPHQPASKNKHL